From the Jatrophihabitans sp. genome, one window contains:
- a CDS encoding asparagine synthetase A codes for MKIVPVVPGPHEHLTSTTTQAILRIQSRILGFAREFLMERGFVELLPPIIGPVTDPGIRGAKQVDVDYYGHRYKLMSSAFVYKQSALLAFDRIFYVAPNVRLEPLETASTSRHLAEFHQLDLEMAEVSREEVMDLAEALLKHMVRAMLAHCEPQLAELGRDPRAFDGLLGTPFARLPHAAAVSQLIAGGHPQNPGAEIDWVAERILSEQSSGPIFLTDYPKGSRCFLERESPDRPQILRTFDCLMPEGYGEVISGGERESHYPTLITRMRETGENPSKYGWYLEEVKKGIPASAGFGLGIERFTRYLTGAEHIWQTSAFPKVPGVFSA; via the coding sequence ATGAAGATAGTGCCAGTAGTGCCCGGGCCGCATGAGCATCTCACTTCGACGACTACCCAAGCGATACTGCGCATTCAAAGTCGGATCCTCGGATTTGCCCGTGAGTTCTTGATGGAGCGAGGATTCGTCGAGTTGCTGCCCCCCATCATCGGGCCCGTCACCGATCCTGGTATCCGCGGCGCGAAGCAGGTCGACGTCGACTACTACGGCCATCGGTACAAGCTGATGAGTAGCGCATTCGTCTACAAGCAGTCTGCCCTGCTGGCGTTCGACAGGATCTTCTACGTTGCTCCGAATGTGCGGTTGGAGCCGCTGGAGACGGCCTCGACGTCGAGGCATCTCGCAGAATTCCACCAGTTGGACCTCGAGATGGCCGAGGTGAGCAGGGAAGAGGTCATGGACCTCGCCGAGGCACTGCTCAAGCACATGGTGCGTGCCATGCTGGCTCACTGTGAGCCGCAATTGGCTGAACTCGGCCGGGATCCGCGTGCCTTCGACGGGTTGCTGGGCACGCCGTTCGCCCGGCTGCCGCATGCCGCGGCAGTGTCACAGCTTATTGCGGGCGGGCACCCGCAGAACCCCGGAGCCGAGATCGACTGGGTGGCAGAGCGGATCCTGTCCGAGCAGTCCAGCGGACCGATCTTCCTGACTGACTACCCGAAGGGTTCGCGTTGCTTCCTCGAACGGGAAAGCCCGGATCGACCTCAGATCTTGCGAACCTTCGACTGCCTGATGCCTGAAGGCTACGGTGAAGTCATCAGTGGCGGTGAGCGCGAGTCGCATTACCCGACACTTATCACGCGGATGCGTGAGACAGGCGAGAACCCCTCCAAGTACGGCTGGTACTTGGAAGAGGTGAAGAAAGGGATTCCGGCGAGTGCTGGATTCGGGCTCGGCATCGAGCGGTTCACGCGCTACCTCACCGGTGCGGAACACATCTGGCAGACCTCGGCCTTTCCCAAGGTTCCGGGTGTGTTCTCAGCATGA
- a CDS encoding helix-turn-helix domain-containing protein — MSSEKAVLDALAHPVRLDVLTYLASRGPATASACARAVGDTASNCSYHLRVLAQHNLVQPQKSTDGRERPWRATITSFNYDDPPPSTPEAASAAALSAASLQRDQRLARDYLARRSSASPQWREADSYASYTLKVTPAELQTLTRQLDELIRPFIAATRADAPAGAELAHVGLTAFPRNDWR, encoded by the coding sequence GTGTCGTCTGAAAAAGCCGTTCTCGATGCTCTCGCCCATCCGGTGCGCCTGGATGTGCTGACCTACCTAGCCTCAAGGGGGCCGGCGACAGCGTCAGCGTGCGCCCGTGCAGTCGGTGATACGGCCTCCAATTGCAGTTATCACCTGCGCGTCCTGGCCCAGCACAACCTGGTCCAGCCGCAGAAGTCGACAGACGGGCGAGAGCGACCGTGGCGAGCGACGATCACCAGCTTCAACTACGACGATCCACCACCCAGCACTCCGGAGGCTGCCAGTGCGGCGGCGCTCTCGGCGGCGTCGCTTCAACGCGATCAACGCCTAGCCCGTGATTACCTCGCAAGGCGGAGCAGCGCGTCCCCTCAATGGCGTGAGGCTGACAGCTATGCCTCCTACACGCTGAAGGTGACACCAGCAGAACTGCAGACCCTCACTCGCCAGTTGGACGAGCTCATCCGGCCCTTCATCGCCGCAACGCGGGCCGACGCGCCCGCGGGCGCCGAGCTCGCGCACGTCGGGCTCACCGCGTTCCCGCGGAACGATTGGCGATGA
- a CDS encoding response regulator transcription factor, which produces MVLVDGDPISRQVLGGTLRAGAGISLLGSVDSRMPVGDWPVTRLDLAILVAGPRENHVLMAQELAAIGTRALMIGMDWTKPRIDAALSSGAAGCLSKDWALHNLCTAAQAAASGYVVLSPDLVDLCVSTGAMVGGRFLENRLGGLTQREREVLTLLAEGLSTTEVSQTLVVSPATVKSHVSHSLTKLGVRNRLEAVLLMQAAMGCGLDGVDNAVPSRNSYTWQSEDI; this is translated from the coding sequence GTGGTGCTGGTGGACGGGGACCCAATCTCCCGGCAGGTGCTCGGTGGCACGCTTCGCGCCGGCGCCGGAATCAGCTTGCTCGGTTCGGTCGACAGCCGCATGCCGGTCGGCGACTGGCCGGTCACCCGGCTGGATCTGGCCATTCTGGTAGCAGGTCCTCGGGAGAATCACGTCCTGATGGCGCAGGAACTGGCCGCCATCGGGACGCGCGCGCTGATGATCGGCATGGACTGGACCAAGCCGAGGATCGACGCGGCATTGAGCTCCGGCGCCGCCGGCTGTCTGAGCAAGGATTGGGCGTTGCACAATCTCTGCACAGCAGCTCAGGCCGCCGCCTCCGGCTACGTCGTGCTATCGCCGGATCTTGTCGACCTGTGCGTGTCCACCGGAGCCATGGTGGGCGGCCGGTTTCTGGAGAACCGGCTGGGCGGGCTGACCCAGCGCGAGCGCGAGGTGCTTACCCTACTCGCCGAAGGCCTGTCGACGACCGAGGTGTCCCAGACGCTTGTGGTGTCGCCGGCGACTGTGAAGAGCCATGTCTCGCACTCGCTGACCAAGCTGGGTGTGCGCAATCGACTAGAGGCGGTGCTGCTCATGCAGGCTGCGATGGGATGCGGATTGGACGGAGTGGACAATGCTGTTCCGTCTCGTAACAGCTACACCTGGCAGAGCGAGGACATTTAG
- a CDS encoding ATP-grasp domain-containing protein: protein MTSATDYQPGAASESIQYVLVGYSGDLLTYLDLFLPADSVLVVEEPEVIRNRGAQERVADFRCVVGILAAPAQDEDSAEKLPSEVSMPPHVRAVVPAHDYAVVAAASLAQAWGRPGAGIDAARVFRDKSLLRETAGKAGIAQPEWLLACSAAEVADFRAKAGGRCVIKPTNRQSSEGVQLLGPDDDVAAAWDYALAGGGRGTVMRAEHFTHARCLVERMLDGPEMSAELLLQDGQVRFFNATLKRVLPGRHPVEMGHVVPGPDAGGVSDRLKESMCALAEAAGFSSGLMHGEWIIEDGVPQLVECAGRLPGDHIHKLIELAYDWDLLRNWFAVLQGDPPVALSAPVRGSAIRFLSAPPGRVHAIHGVDQARTLRGVHSVAVQVAAGDTVEAVRSSWERLGYVIATGADGAAAERVSADAQQLVTIETLLPPEASRHP, encoded by the coding sequence GTGACATCAGCAACGGACTACCAGCCGGGTGCGGCAAGCGAGTCGATCCAGTACGTGTTGGTGGGTTACAGCGGCGACCTGCTGACCTACCTGGACCTCTTCCTCCCAGCCGACAGCGTCTTGGTCGTCGAAGAGCCCGAGGTGATCCGCAACCGCGGCGCTCAAGAACGTGTCGCCGATTTCCGATGCGTTGTAGGCATTCTGGCGGCGCCCGCTCAGGACGAGGACAGCGCGGAGAAGTTGCCGAGCGAGGTCTCGATGCCACCTCACGTGCGTGCAGTCGTACCGGCACATGACTACGCAGTGGTGGCGGCCGCGTCACTGGCGCAGGCATGGGGTCGGCCGGGCGCCGGCATCGACGCGGCCCGGGTGTTCCGCGACAAGTCGTTGCTCCGCGAGACGGCCGGCAAGGCGGGCATCGCGCAGCCAGAATGGTTGCTGGCATGCAGCGCGGCCGAGGTCGCCGACTTCCGGGCAAAGGCGGGTGGCCGCTGTGTCATCAAGCCGACCAATCGGCAGTCCAGCGAAGGCGTCCAGTTGCTCGGTCCGGACGACGATGTGGCCGCAGCCTGGGACTACGCGCTTGCCGGCGGCGGCCGCGGCACGGTGATGCGAGCCGAGCACTTCACGCACGCGCGGTGCTTGGTGGAACGGATGCTCGACGGCCCGGAGATGAGCGCGGAGCTACTGCTGCAGGACGGCCAGGTGCGCTTTTTCAATGCAACGCTCAAACGGGTGTTGCCTGGAAGGCATCCTGTCGAAATGGGTCATGTGGTTCCCGGCCCGGACGCCGGCGGTGTGAGCGACCGGCTGAAGGAAAGCATGTGCGCGCTTGCCGAGGCGGCCGGCTTCTCATCCGGTTTGATGCACGGCGAGTGGATAATCGAGGACGGTGTACCGCAGCTGGTCGAGTGTGCCGGGCGGTTGCCCGGTGACCATATTCACAAGCTGATCGAGCTGGCCTATGACTGGGACCTGTTGAGGAACTGGTTCGCCGTGTTGCAGGGTGACCCGCCGGTTGCCCTGTCGGCGCCTGTGCGCGGATCTGCGATTCGCTTTCTGTCGGCGCCGCCTGGTCGGGTACACGCCATCCACGGTGTGGATCAGGCCAGGACGCTGCGCGGAGTGCACAGCGTCGCGGTGCAGGTCGCAGCCGGTGACACCGTCGAGGCAGTCCGTAGCTCGTGGGAACGCCTGGGATATGTCATAGCGACCGGCGCCGACGGTGCTGCCGCCGAGCGCGTATCAGCGGACGCCCAGCAGCTGGTCACCATCGAGACGCTCCTGCCACCAGAGGCAAGCCGACACCCGTGA
- a CDS encoding amino acid adenylation domain-containing protein: protein MRPSPVEDILPLSPLQEGLLFHALLDRQERNLYVAQYLSTLHGPVDAGRLQAAATALLRCHPNLRVGFRYRRSGDPVQVVRREAALDWTDIMLSGQGDAALTAALDQDWARGIDISGSTLLRFLLVREAVDRHRLVITAHHCVLDGWSIALVLQELFTLYAGQPAPPVAPFRSYLAWVAGQDGAGARAAWQAYLAGVEPTRLARTAVGPSRAPEVVTVELSKSATAAVQARAREQGVTLNTIVQAVWAIQLAQLTGRADVVFGCTVSGRPAGLSGADTMIGMMANTVAVRARFAPQDTIADLLSRIQDQRLALLEHDHLGLSDIQRAAGVDGALFDTTVALENYLSGDRIADLDLGSLRIDELSVRETSHYPLTLVVVPGDRLVLRLHYRPNFFDGADVNDWANRLPRLLELVATQPDRRLAEIEPLEDSDRDRLLRAWAGPGVAVPADKCIHHLFQDQAARTPDAVSLIFGDQRVSYAQLNEDANRLGHYLSGLGVRPGGWVGVHLERGVELVVAILAVMKAGGAYVLLDSSHPEQRLAWALAHTGASVLITQSGLADRLRPAGVRIVDVHADAAAIAEHATLDFQVGMTPEDVACLMFTSGSQGHPKGVMASHRCIVGTLAAQDFAQFAVGDVVLQCSPLSWDAFAFELLGPLLAGATCVLQPGAVPEPAIIARLMAEHRVSTAHFSASLLNYLLDEHPGLFDRTRQLLTGGEAASMSHMRTAMRDYPELRIVNAYSPLECMMVTVWHRIEPADIDRPSIPLGRPVANKQLYVLNANLQVVPSGTVGELYLAGVGLTHGYLGQAGLTAERFVANPYDTAGERMYRTGDLVRWTSDEVLEFFGRADDQFKLRGFRIEPAEVEAAIANHDDVAEARVVIREDRPGDKRLVAYLIARSGASIDSSQLRGQLSSVLPTYMHPAAFVTLERFPIMPNGKLDRRALPEPDYGTTARGTPRDIQEQLLCALFADVLSVPEIGIHDDFFQLGGHSLLAIRLVSRVRAEFDVELNVAALFRKPTVAGLSEQLTEWLSPVPPVDSLPPARS from the coding sequence GCCGCCACCGCGCTGCTGCGCTGCCATCCCAACCTGCGGGTGGGGTTCCGCTACCGAAGGTCCGGAGACCCCGTCCAGGTGGTGCGGCGTGAGGCGGCACTGGACTGGACCGACATCATGCTGTCTGGTCAGGGGGATGCTGCCCTAACCGCGGCGCTGGATCAGGACTGGGCGCGGGGGATCGACATCTCCGGGTCCACGCTGTTGCGCTTTCTGCTGGTGCGCGAGGCAGTCGACCGACACCGGTTGGTGATCACAGCGCATCACTGCGTGCTGGACGGCTGGTCCATCGCCCTCGTCCTGCAGGAGCTGTTCACCCTGTACGCGGGGCAGCCGGCACCGCCGGTGGCGCCGTTTCGAAGTTACCTGGCCTGGGTGGCCGGCCAGGACGGCGCCGGTGCCCGGGCGGCGTGGCAGGCGTATCTCGCCGGTGTGGAACCAACCCGGCTGGCCCGCACGGCCGTCGGCCCGAGCCGTGCGCCCGAGGTCGTGACGGTGGAGCTGTCGAAATCGGCGACGGCTGCGGTCCAGGCGCGTGCTCGCGAGCAGGGTGTCACGCTGAACACCATCGTGCAGGCGGTCTGGGCTATCCAGCTGGCACAGCTGACCGGCCGCGCCGACGTGGTGTTCGGCTGCACGGTGAGCGGCCGGCCGGCCGGCCTGTCCGGTGCCGACACGATGATCGGCATGATGGCCAACACCGTTGCGGTGCGGGCGCGATTCGCGCCACAGGACACGATCGCAGATCTGCTGTCCCGGATTCAGGACCAGCGCCTTGCGCTGCTAGAGCACGACCATCTCGGCCTGTCCGACATCCAGCGGGCGGCGGGCGTAGACGGTGCTCTGTTCGACACTACGGTTGCCCTGGAGAACTACCTGAGTGGCGATCGCATCGCCGACCTGGACCTGGGCAGCCTGCGGATCGACGAGCTGAGCGTCCGGGAGACCTCCCACTACCCGCTCACGCTCGTCGTCGTGCCGGGTGACAGGCTGGTGTTGCGCCTGCACTACCGTCCGAACTTCTTCGACGGGGCCGATGTCAACGACTGGGCCAACCGGCTGCCGCGGTTGCTGGAGCTGGTGGCTACCCAGCCGGACCGAAGGCTGGCTGAGATCGAACCGCTGGAGGACTCCGATCGGGATCGGCTGCTCAGAGCCTGGGCCGGCCCGGGTGTCGCCGTTCCAGCGGACAAGTGCATCCATCACCTGTTCCAGGACCAAGCCGCCCGAACGCCCGATGCCGTCTCGCTGATTTTCGGTGATCAGCGAGTAAGTTACGCCCAACTCAACGAAGACGCCAACCGGCTGGGTCACTACCTGAGCGGGCTGGGTGTGCGGCCCGGCGGCTGGGTCGGCGTCCATCTCGAGCGCGGTGTCGAGCTGGTGGTGGCCATCCTGGCGGTGATGAAAGCCGGTGGCGCCTACGTGCTGCTCGACTCGAGCCATCCCGAGCAGCGGCTGGCCTGGGCACTGGCCCACACCGGAGCGTCGGTGTTGATCACCCAATCCGGCCTCGCCGACCGGTTGCGCCCGGCGGGTGTGCGTATCGTGGATGTCCACGCTGACGCCGCCGCGATCGCCGAACATGCCACCCTGGACTTCCAGGTCGGGATGACCCCCGAGGACGTCGCGTGCCTGATGTTCACTTCTGGCTCTCAAGGTCACCCAAAGGGGGTGATGGCATCTCATCGTTGCATCGTCGGCACTCTCGCTGCCCAGGACTTCGCACAGTTCGCCGTCGGCGACGTCGTCCTGCAGTGCTCGCCCCTGTCGTGGGACGCCTTTGCCTTCGAGCTGCTCGGTCCGTTGCTGGCAGGCGCCACCTGCGTGTTGCAGCCGGGCGCCGTACCGGAGCCCGCGATCATTGCGCGGCTGATGGCCGAGCACAGGGTGAGCACCGCGCACTTCTCGGCGAGCCTGCTCAACTACCTGCTCGACGAGCATCCCGGGCTGTTCGACAGGACCCGGCAACTGCTGACCGGTGGCGAGGCAGCGTCCATGTCGCACATGCGCACGGCGATGCGGGACTACCCCGAACTCCGAATCGTCAACGCCTATTCGCCATTGGAATGCATGATGGTGACGGTCTGGCATCGGATTGAACCCGCCGACATCGACCGGCCCTCGATTCCGCTCGGCCGACCGGTGGCCAACAAACAGCTCTACGTCCTGAATGCCAACCTGCAGGTGGTCCCCTCCGGCACGGTCGGTGAGCTGTACCTGGCCGGTGTCGGGCTGACCCATGGGTACCTCGGGCAGGCCGGCTTGACCGCCGAGCGCTTCGTGGCCAACCCGTACGACACTGCAGGGGAGCGGATGTACCGCACCGGTGATCTGGTCCGCTGGACCTCGGACGAGGTGCTGGAGTTCTTCGGCCGGGCCGATGACCAGTTCAAACTCCGCGGGTTCCGAATCGAGCCCGCCGAGGTCGAGGCCGCCATCGCGAACCATGACGACGTCGCCGAAGCCCGGGTGGTAATTCGCGAGGACCGACCCGGTGACAAGCGGCTGGTGGCATACCTGATCGCTCGATCCGGCGCCAGCATCGACTCCTCGCAACTGCGGGGGCAGCTGTCCAGCGTGCTACCGACCTACATGCACCCCGCGGCCTTCGTCACACTCGAACGATTCCCGATCATGCCGAACGGAAAGCTCGATCGCAGGGCGTTACCCGAACCCGACTACGGCACGACGGCACGCGGCACGCCTCGTGATATCCAGGAGCAGCTGCTTTGCGCACTCTTCGCCGATGTGCTGTCTGTGCCCGAGATCGGCATTCACGACGACTTCTTCCAACTGGGCGGTCACTCGCTGCTGGCGATCCGGCTCGTCAGCCGGGTGCGCGCGGAGTTCGACGTGGAACTGAATGTCGCCGCCCTGTTCCGCAAGCCCACCGTCGCCGGCTTGAGCGAGCAGCTCACCGAGTGGCTGTCGCCGGTGCCACCGGTCGACAGCCTGCCGCCGGCCCGTTCGTAG
- a CDS encoding DUF4177 domain-containing protein, with protein MAGAQKRSGDVELGNLEFAKILIRIRMRSGVTQQQLADLSTISTRTIRDLEKGRVSHPRRETVRLLADALRVDHRARQALERSASEQGVSKGLYEDSYPSFASGENTDPNGWLPTQARFEYKTLHLKVAKPSPLSDLDADVLNEEAKSGWRLITVDAGIAFLERGFSEAYSASPAMGDPEIQL; from the coding sequence ATGGCCGGCGCCCAGAAACGATCGGGGGACGTTGAATTGGGCAACCTAGAATTTGCGAAAATATTGATCCGGATTAGAATGCGATCCGGTGTCACCCAGCAACAATTAGCTGATCTCTCTACGATCAGCACCCGCACGATCCGCGACCTTGAAAAGGGCCGGGTAAGTCATCCACGCCGAGAGACTGTTCGATTGCTCGCTGACGCCCTGCGAGTAGACCACCGGGCTCGGCAGGCCCTGGAACGGTCGGCGTCGGAACAGGGCGTGTCCAAAGGACTCTATGAGGACTCCTACCCCAGCTTCGCGTCAGGTGAGAACACAGACCCGAACGGATGGCTGCCAACGCAGGCTCGCTTCGAGTACAAGACGCTCCATCTGAAGGTAGCGAAGCCGTCACCATTGTCCGACCTTGACGCCGACGTGCTGAACGAGGAGGCCAAGAGCGGCTGGCGACTGATCACAGTCGATGCCGGCATCGCCTTCTTGGAGCGCGGATTCAGCGAGGCGTACTCAGCCTCCCCCGCGATGGGCGATCCTGAAATTCAGCTGTAA